A segment of the Candidatus Hydrogenedentota bacterium genome:
GATGCGCGTGTCTGCGTGAAGACGGCCGCCACCACGCACATGCCCGCGACACCGCATAACAGGAACTGAACGAACCGGTCGCGCGTGGAGAGAATCAGGCCGATTGTGACGCCTGCGCACATCACCATCATCGCGCCAAGCGGCGTCGAACCGTAAAAGGACCCGCTGCGAAACGAGCCGAACTGCACCAGATCGCTTATTTGCTGGACCCCTGGAATGCCGGACGCGCTGTAGTGCTGCAGGATGCCGTGCAGGCCGAGCAGCGCGAACCCGGTCGCGAAACAGGCGAGCAGGCCCACGATTTGCCGGCGGCCCGAGACACGGTGCAGGACCAGCAAATAGAGAATAATGTATTCGGTGAATTGCCGGAAATCCTGGAACACCTTGATGTGGCCATTGCCGTTCAGGACACCGGTCAGCACGGCAACGAATGCCGTGGCAACGTACAGGGCGAGCGATCGCCATGGAAGGAAAGGGCGCGGCTTTTCGCCACGACACAGGAACGCAGTCAGTTCTTTCAGAAACAGGGCAGCGATCAACGCTTCCGGGAAGTTCACAGTCACCTCGAGGAACTCGACCTGCAGAATGTTCAAGGGACCGATGGAGAAGGCGGAGAGATACAGACCCAAGCGCGTATCCCACAGAAACACCAGCCCCACTACCGCCGCCAAGGGAAGGAACGGGAGTAGCAACGGCGAAAGGTCCGCCGCCAAGACCAAAGGAATCGCGGCCAGGCCGGAAACAGTCGCAAGCCCCCAACACGCAAGCAACAGACCGGACTTCCCGTACGGCGCCGTGACAAGCGTGTGCTGCGGCGCGGTCATGACGCTGCTTCTAGGAAGGGGCGCAAGATCAGGCGGTAAGCGACCGAAAGAAACGCGGAGCCAAGCAGTCCCACGAAGGCCGCAAACGCGCCGAACAGGATGGCGCGGCGGAACCGCGGCAGCGGCCACTCCGCGCCTTTCGAGAGCAGCTGCAACTCGGGTTGTTGCAGCGTCTGGGCGATGCGCGCGAACTCCAGCTTTTCCGCGGCGCTCTTGTACGCGGCCGTGGCGATTTCGGAATCCCGGACAATCTTTTCAAGTTCGAGCTTCGTCGCCGCCGATTGTTGCTGCAATCTTACCCGCTCTTCATCGATTTGCTTCAGCAGTTCCCCCAGTTTCTTCAGCTTTGCCTCACCCCCAGCGACCGTCGCCTCCGAAATGGCCACCTCCGTTGCCAGACGCGTGTACACGGGGTTTTCCTGCTCCATCAGGAGCGCTTCCGGTTTCGCCGCTTCGGGGCCGGCGGCTTCGGGCGCGACCGGCACAAGCCCCGACGCCAAACCGCCGCCCAACATCTGGAGCAGCCGCTGCGGCGGTTCCCAGCGCAGTTTGATCGTGGACTCCACTTGCTGCAGCGCGGTCTGGAGCGACGCCACGCGCGCCTCTTCCTGCATGATCTCCTGTTCCGTCTCCCAGATGGAGTCCTGGTAGTTCCGGGAGAGGCTGATCATCAAGTTCAACTGTTCCTGGAGCAGTTCGGGGTTGTTGTTCGTCCAGAAATCGCGCACCCGCTGATCAACGGTAGTGAGTTTGTCCAGTTGCTCCTGCGTTTGCTGGACAAAAGCCTCGACACTCGGGCCGTGCCGTGTTGTCTGGTAGCGTTGGGCCGCTTTCACGCATTCTTCCGCCCAGACGTCTACAAGCAACTTTGCCTGGGCCGCCGACGACCCCTTCGCCAAGAGCTTGAGAATAGGAGACTGGATGGTCTCGTAGGGGGTTTCTTTTGCGATGGTGATCTCGTACTGCAGCGCGTTGTGAAGCGACCAGAGATCTTCCATGGTGTCCGGGCCGTACTCGCCGTTTTCGTCCGCGTTGTATTCCTCAACCCGGGCGTTATAGGCATCCAGGGTGGACTGCAACACCTCGTCGCTGACACAAAGCAGCGACAGGGTGGTCGGATCCAGCGGTTCGGCGATCATCTGGGCAAGTTCATCCATTTCCGTTGTGCCGGTGCGCAGCGGGAGCGGCGACAGGACGAGATACGCCGTCGAAGCGACGGAATTGGTCGTCTTGCCCGCAACGGCGCCAAG
Coding sequences within it:
- a CDS encoding O-antigen ligase family protein, whose protein sequence is MTAPQHTLVTAPYGKSGLLLACWGLATVSGLAAIPLVLAADLSPLLLPFLPLAAVVGLVFLWDTRLGLYLSAFSIGPLNILQVEFLEVTVNFPEALIAALFLKELTAFLCRGEKPRPFLPWRSLALYVATAFVAVLTGVLNGNGHIKVFQDFRQFTEYIILYLLVLHRVSGRRQIVGLLACFATGFALLGLHGILQHYSASGIPGVQQISDLVQFGSFRSGSFYGSTPLGAMMVMCAGVTIGLILSTRDRFVQFLLCGVAGMCVVAAVFTQTRASWLAMAVMIAFVFLAIRKTPLVLGVLLCGVVVFAVTLGGGVVERMSQMRVTKAERSLYQRVNYYRAAWYIFREYPLRGLGWGCYYNIKTIVRNQRYVPRERPTPKAVATVHSAYLQILVKGGLLMLGSLGLYLFTWFSWVVREWRARPRDELDHNLFVGTAAALLGYLFHSTFENFFQWPVMSQGFWLLLALSTLMAAALVRHGRIDEPSASAAPETAGA